A genomic region of Candidatus Rhabdochlamydia sp. T3358 contains the following coding sequences:
- a CDS encoding DEAD/DEAH box helicase, with product MSQSSFSQKNLIKAEQLLLEQSVKKILFSEATYQIEIFDKENAHSFSPFLHIDDQGKILEGFCSCDEAEETQSCSHLAAAYLTIFNGNLQPLHVRFRHSFWNCLCQIFCNRHGYETNVLRKKEKAYEIRSSTNKLLFHIEPLTAATKKYLHALFFERAIETEETSLKFSNLTSDELQLWKEGNPSHRLKYELCFWSDLAKWLMLLQESKNPYTISFEEEEKHLPSWLTIQFTGLLKIKCYLSEVHWPQLIPVLKTVDSPLVVHGQPYSYIRAIRYNEEDKKLFIEMDQSQKQQQEERAKGIAVGDFVFIPKKGFFPATIDPIFEQREISAQKIGTVFFKHAPILQKFLNRPIHAGINRIQYDLFFDTEERLHIECYLFEKKDLQKKSSARFGNWVYLEEKGFFQVENWLFDGVTKIIERTDVSEFVSQHRAWLNSFPLFQTHVYTIESQLRFFVTASQQLRFEAAIEMLEAEDKISDFGAWIYVKDQGFFAKRTQLQTGSIYSGLTIEKDRVAEFIQMHREELENVKGFFSPICPILKSGYEISLKNEQVFIQSIIQFLPEYQDKNIQFFDEFTYVENQGFYEMLFEQRLKKKYMPSAFISKEQEANFILYDLDTLVDQIITLQKELIKPHSLQVEIRNLEHIKKNAHFQWRMQLVFISELGEVDAKEIWQAIIENRPYLFTPAGLITLKQSRFNWLKAIRKQQWDAKSFLKCTTLDWLRLTVFEEIKAPEGRSTQALQTRKWLESISQFETQTPMDLTGFKSRLRAYQETGVNWLWFLYTYGLSGMLCDEMGLGKTHQAMGLIAAVFNELQKKAKFLVVCPTSVIYHWEELLKNFLPEVRVLTFYGVGRNFDLFTTQADLLLTSYGVLRSEKALLSQYTFDLIVFDEVQNAKNSQSQTHKALKTLNARMRLGLTGTPIENSLLELRSLFEVIVPGYLPQEAHFKHLFVNPIEKGQDLARKALLKRLVDPFILRRKKKEVLLELPEKIEEISYCDLSEEQKNLYKAAFFQQKSQLMQQIEDEKKPLPYLHVFALLSTLKQICDHPCLINKQFDEFHKHQSGKWDLFVQLLQETRDSGQKLVVFSQYLNMLNLIEKHLKEQNIGFAGIRGSTRNRKEMLDRFKQDPACVVFVASLQAAGVGVDLVSASVVIHYDRWWNPARENQATDRVHRIGQNRGVQVFKLVTKNTIEEHIHKLIEKKQALMEGVIEFTDQDQIKKLNREELIHLINLIDQDVKKI from the coding sequence ATGTCTCAATCTTCTTTTTCGCAAAAAAATCTAATAAAAGCTGAGCAGTTATTGTTAGAGCAATCTGTTAAAAAAATTTTATTTTCAGAAGCGACATATCAAATAGAAATATTTGATAAAGAAAATGCGCATTCTTTTTCACCCTTTCTACATATAGATGATCAAGGAAAAATCCTAGAGGGGTTCTGCTCTTGTGATGAAGCCGAAGAAACGCAATCCTGCTCACATCTTGCTGCTGCATATTTAACTATTTTTAATGGGAATCTTCAGCCTTTGCATGTGCGTTTTCGTCATAGCTTTTGGAATTGTTTATGTCAAATTTTTTGCAATCGACATGGATATGAGACAAATGTATTACGAAAAAAGGAAAAAGCTTATGAAATCAGATCTTCTACGAATAAACTTCTTTTTCATATAGAGCCATTAACTGCTGCCACAAAAAAATATTTGCATGCACTTTTTTTTGAAAGAGCGATTGAAACAGAGGAAACTTCCCTTAAATTTTCTAATTTAACCTCCGATGAGTTGCAATTGTGGAAAGAGGGAAATCCTAGCCATCGACTAAAATATGAATTGTGTTTTTGGTCTGATCTTGCAAAATGGCTAATGCTGCTTCAGGAGAGTAAAAACCCTTATACCATTTCTTTTGAAGAGGAGGAAAAACATCTTCCCTCATGGCTAACCATTCAATTTACTGGTTTGCTAAAGATCAAATGCTATCTCTCAGAGGTGCATTGGCCGCAATTAATCCCTGTTTTAAAGACAGTAGATTCACCACTTGTTGTTCATGGACAACCCTACTCCTACATTCGAGCTATTCGTTACAACGAAGAGGATAAAAAACTTTTTATTGAAATGGATCAATCCCAAAAACAGCAACAAGAAGAGAGGGCAAAGGGAATTGCTGTCGGAGACTTTGTTTTTATTCCTAAAAAAGGATTTTTCCCTGCTACAATAGACCCTATTTTTGAACAAAGAGAGATTTCTGCGCAAAAAATTGGAACAGTCTTTTTTAAACATGCGCCCATTTTACAGAAATTTTTAAATAGACCGATTCATGCAGGGATTAATCGTATTCAATACGATCTTTTTTTTGATACAGAAGAAAGACTGCATATTGAGTGCTATCTCTTTGAAAAAAAAGATCTACAAAAAAAATCCTCTGCGCGCTTTGGCAATTGGGTTTATCTAGAAGAGAAAGGATTTTTTCAAGTGGAGAATTGGTTATTCGACGGCGTTACAAAAATTATTGAAAGAACCGATGTTTCAGAATTTGTTTCTCAACATAGAGCGTGGCTTAATAGTTTTCCTCTCTTTCAAACTCATGTATACACCATTGAATCTCAATTACGCTTCTTTGTTACAGCATCACAGCAGCTGCGGTTTGAAGCAGCTATAGAGATGCTTGAAGCAGAGGATAAAATAAGTGATTTCGGAGCATGGATTTATGTAAAAGATCAAGGATTTTTTGCCAAACGCACTCAACTACAAACAGGTTCTATCTACTCAGGACTAACGATTGAAAAAGATCGGGTAGCTGAGTTTATTCAGATGCATCGAGAAGAGTTGGAAAATGTTAAAGGATTCTTTTCCCCTATCTGTCCTATTCTAAAAAGTGGATATGAAATTAGCTTGAAGAACGAGCAAGTTTTTATACAATCCATTATACAATTTTTACCCGAGTATCAAGATAAGAATATACAATTTTTTGATGAATTTACCTATGTGGAAAATCAAGGGTTTTATGAGATGCTCTTTGAACAACGATTAAAGAAAAAGTATATGCCAAGTGCTTTTATCTCTAAAGAACAAGAGGCTAATTTTATCTTGTATGATTTAGATACTTTAGTAGACCAGATTATTACTCTGCAAAAGGAGCTAATTAAACCACATTCTCTGCAAGTAGAAATACGTAATTTAGAACATATAAAGAAAAATGCCCACTTTCAATGGCGTATGCAGCTTGTGTTTATTAGTGAGCTTGGAGAAGTAGACGCAAAAGAGATTTGGCAAGCGATAATAGAAAATCGCCCTTATCTTTTTACACCAGCTGGCCTTATCACCTTGAAACAATCTCGCTTTAATTGGCTAAAGGCAATTCGTAAACAGCAATGGGATGCAAAATCTTTTCTAAAATGTACAACGCTAGATTGGTTACGATTAACTGTTTTTGAAGAAATAAAAGCTCCAGAAGGAAGGTCTACACAAGCTCTACAGACCAGAAAATGGCTAGAGAGTATCTCTCAATTTGAAACACAAACTCCGATGGATCTAACCGGATTTAAAAGCAGGTTACGGGCCTATCAGGAAACAGGGGTAAACTGGCTTTGGTTTTTATATACCTACGGACTCTCAGGGATGCTTTGTGATGAGATGGGTCTTGGAAAGACGCATCAAGCCATGGGGCTTATTGCTGCTGTATTTAATGAATTACAAAAAAAAGCTAAGTTTTTAGTGGTTTGCCCTACCTCGGTTATTTACCATTGGGAAGAGTTATTAAAAAATTTCTTACCGGAGGTGCGAGTTCTAACTTTCTATGGGGTAGGGCGCAATTTTGATCTTTTTACAACACAAGCAGATCTTTTATTAACTTCTTATGGCGTATTGCGCAGTGAGAAAGCCCTTCTTTCTCAGTATACCTTTGATCTTATCGTTTTTGATGAGGTGCAAAATGCAAAAAATTCCCAATCTCAAACGCATAAAGCTTTGAAAACCCTTAATGCACGCATGCGTCTTGGATTAACTGGAACGCCTATTGAAAATAGTCTACTTGAACTAAGATCCTTATTTGAAGTGATTGTGCCAGGGTATTTACCTCAAGAAGCTCATTTTAAACATCTATTTGTCAATCCGATTGAAAAAGGGCAAGACCTGGCAAGAAAAGCACTGCTCAAGCGGTTAGTTGATCCTTTTATTTTACGACGTAAGAAAAAAGAAGTATTATTAGAGTTGCCGGAAAAGATTGAAGAAATTTCTTACTGTGATCTTTCTGAAGAGCAAAAAAATCTGTATAAGGCTGCTTTTTTTCAACAAAAAAGCCAACTTATGCAGCAAATAGAAGATGAAAAAAAACCACTTCCCTATCTACATGTATTTGCTTTGTTGTCTACTCTAAAACAGATCTGTGATCATCCTTGTTTAATCAATAAACAATTTGATGAATTCCATAAACATCAGTCAGGAAAGTGGGATTTATTTGTCCAACTATTACAAGAGACAAGGGATAGTGGACAAAAACTTGTAGTGTTTTCGCAATACTTAAATATGCTTAACCTCATAGAAAAACATCTCAAAGAGCAAAATATTGGCTTTGCGGGTATTAGAGGAAGTACGCGTAATCGCAAAGAGATGCTCGATAGGTTTAAACAAGATCCTGCTTGCGTAGTTTTTGTTGCTTCTCTACAAGCAGCAGGTGTTGGAGTAGATCTTGTGTCTGCATCTGTTGTTATTCATTATGATCGTTGGTGGAATCCAGCACGTGAAAATCAAGCAACCGATCGGGTACATCGTATTGGTCAAAATCGAGGAGTACAAGTATTTAAATTGGTAACTAAAAATACCATTGAAGAGCACATTCACAAGTTAATTGAAAAAAAACAAGCACTTATGGAAGGGGTTATTGAATTCACAGATCAGGATCAAATCAAAAAATTAAACCGTGAAGAGTTAATCCATTTGATTAACTTAATCGACCAGGATGTAAAAAAAATATAA
- the dapF gene encoding diaminopimelate epimerase: MIFTKYHGIGNDFILVDQRKSPIEERVFFAQIPRICDRHLGIGADGVLLLERSKLADLKMRIFNSDGSEADMCGNGIRCVADYEMAQEPIEIETRGGVFTCWRKEDQIGVDLKQPLISHWPMKIHEWNVYVVKVGVPHAVVFLPSFDQIDLIKTAREIRSAFSEGVNVNFASFLNDQYNQLVVRTYERGIENETISCGTGFAAVAFVVNKFHNPPQPILVASASDKISKQMEFCISASGNIQMLAEVCQVFSGSLVEA, encoded by the coding sequence GTGATTTTTACTAAATACCATGGAATTGGAAACGATTTTATATTGGTTGATCAGAGAAAATCCCCCATCGAAGAGAGAGTTTTTTTTGCTCAGATACCCAGGATCTGTGATAGACACTTGGGAATAGGCGCAGATGGAGTGCTCTTGCTTGAAAGATCTAAACTTGCTGATCTAAAAATGCGCATTTTCAATAGCGATGGTAGTGAAGCTGATATGTGCGGAAATGGGATTAGATGTGTTGCTGATTATGAGATGGCGCAGGAACCTATTGAAATTGAAACAAGAGGTGGTGTATTTACCTGCTGGCGTAAAGAAGACCAAATAGGGGTTGATTTAAAACAACCCTTAATTTCTCATTGGCCGATGAAAATTCATGAATGGAATGTCTATGTGGTTAAAGTTGGTGTTCCTCACGCCGTTGTTTTTTTGCCTTCATTTGACCAAATTGATCTCATAAAAACAGCCCGAGAGATTCGATCGGCTTTTTCTGAAGGGGTAAATGTAAATTTTGCTAGCTTTCTAAATGATCAGTATAACCAGCTTGTTGTTCGCACATATGAAAGAGGAATAGAAAACGAAACTATTTCTTGTGGTACGGGCTTTGCTGCTGTTGCATTTGTTGTAAATAAATTTCATAACCCTCCACAACCTATTTTGGTAGCAAGTGCTTCTGATAAAATTTCTAAACAGATGGAGTTCTGTATTTCTGCAAGCGGAAATATACAAATGCTAGCAGAAGTTTGCCAAGTGTTTTCAGGTAGTTTGGTAGAGGCTTAA
- a CDS encoding ATP-dependent Clp protease proteolytic subunit: protein MSLVSQRQEANQKFPLGSLDDKIDEVLLKSRRIFFCDAVDSNTARNAIRKLWYLELIDPGKPILFIINSPGGSVDAGFAVWDQVKMITSPVTTLVTGIAASMGSVLSLCAAPGKRFATPHSRFMIHQPSIHSVIRGQATDLEIQAREILKTRQGIVDIYVEATGKQAEEIDKALDRDMWMSANEALEFGLLDKVVSSYQDLEA from the coding sequence ATGTCGTTAGTGAGCCAAAGGCAAGAAGCGAATCAGAAATTCCCTTTAGGATCGCTCGATGATAAGATTGATGAAGTGCTACTTAAATCCAGAAGGATCTTCTTTTGTGATGCTGTAGATAGCAATACTGCTCGTAATGCCATTCGTAAATTATGGTATTTGGAGTTAATAGATCCAGGTAAGCCTATTTTATTTATTATTAATTCGCCTGGTGGATCAGTTGATGCGGGTTTTGCGGTTTGGGATCAGGTTAAGATGATTACTTCACCTGTCACAACGCTTGTTACAGGGATTGCTGCTTCTATGGGTTCTGTCTTAAGTCTATGTGCGGCTCCTGGGAAACGCTTTGCCACTCCTCATTCCCGTTTTATGATTCATCAACCTTCTATCCATTCAGTGATTCGCGGACAAGCGACTGATTTGGAAATTCAAGCAAGAGAAATCTTGAAAACTAGACAGGGAATTGTAGATATTTATGTAGAAGCAACAGGAAAGCAAGCAGAAGAGATTGATAAAGCACTAGATCGTGATATGTGGATGAGTGCAAATGAGGCCTTAGAATTTGGTTTGCTTGATAAAGTGGTTTCTAGCTATCAAGATCTAGAAGCGTGA
- a CDS encoding glycine hydroxymethyltransferase, translating to MSYLESYFNRVPRELRKSSAIAYMAAFDHLKTDNPFIVEKIIQELQDQRCFLKLIASENYCSEAVQLAMGNWLTDKYAEGYPYHRFYAGCDNIDAIEAACVDEAKAIFQCEHAYVQPHSGADANLVAFWAILVARIQNKQVESLGKKNINELSKEEYEQVRQLLVNQKVLGMSLNSGGHLTHGYRHNISAKMMQAFCYEVDPNTYLLDYKKISEMAKQEKPAILIAGYSAYSRKINFAKMREIADSVGAVLLVDMAHFAGLVAGKVMVGEYNPIPYAQMITSTTHKTLRGPRGGMILCQKEFKEVVDKGCPITLGGPLPHVIAAKAVAFKEANTSSFCVYAEQIVKNAQALANRLIHHGVRVLTGGTENHLMVFEVSSSFGLTGLQAENALRQAHFTVNRNSIPFDKNGAWFTSGVRIGTAALTTLGMKEQEMTQIAEWIYLLLKATKPAKAEKGNSRSLVEIDSSILKEIQKHISVLLKRFPLYPDLIFD from the coding sequence ATGTCTTATTTAGAAAGCTATTTTAATAGAGTTCCTCGTGAGCTAAGAAAAAGCAGCGCAATTGCTTATATGGCAGCTTTTGATCATTTAAAAACAGATAATCCCTTTATTGTAGAAAAGATTATTCAAGAGCTTCAAGATCAGCGTTGTTTTTTAAAGCTGATTGCCTCTGAAAACTATTGCTCTGAAGCTGTGCAGTTAGCTATGGGAAACTGGCTTACTGATAAATATGCAGAAGGGTATCCCTATCATCGGTTTTATGCAGGGTGTGACAATATTGATGCTATTGAGGCTGCTTGTGTTGATGAGGCAAAAGCCATATTTCAATGCGAGCATGCTTATGTGCAACCTCATTCAGGAGCAGATGCCAATCTTGTAGCTTTTTGGGCGATTTTGGTAGCGCGTATCCAAAATAAGCAAGTAGAGAGCTTAGGTAAAAAAAATATCAATGAGCTTTCTAAAGAGGAATACGAGCAAGTACGCCAGCTTCTTGTGAATCAAAAAGTATTGGGTATGTCTCTTAACTCCGGAGGACATTTAACTCATGGGTATCGACATAATATTTCTGCTAAAATGATGCAGGCTTTTTGCTATGAAGTAGATCCTAATACGTATTTATTGGATTATAAAAAAATCAGTGAGATGGCAAAGCAGGAAAAACCTGCTATTTTGATTGCTGGCTATTCAGCCTACTCACGGAAAATTAACTTTGCTAAAATGCGTGAAATAGCAGACAGCGTAGGAGCTGTTTTGCTGGTAGATATGGCACATTTTGCAGGTCTTGTTGCTGGAAAGGTGATGGTAGGGGAGTATAATCCTATTCCTTATGCGCAAATGATTACTTCAACCACCCATAAAACTCTAAGAGGGCCTAGAGGGGGAATGATCCTGTGTCAAAAAGAGTTTAAAGAAGTAGTTGATAAGGGATGTCCGATAACTTTAGGGGGTCCTCTTCCTCATGTAATTGCTGCTAAAGCTGTGGCTTTTAAAGAAGCAAATACATCCTCTTTTTGTGTCTATGCAGAACAAATAGTAAAAAATGCTCAAGCGTTAGCAAATAGATTAATTCATCATGGGGTTCGTGTTCTTACTGGAGGAACAGAAAACCATTTGATGGTTTTTGAGGTTTCGTCCTCTTTTGGTTTGACTGGATTACAAGCGGAAAATGCTCTTAGACAGGCGCATTTTACAGTCAATCGCAATAGTATACCTTTTGATAAAAATGGGGCTTGGTTTACCTCAGGGGTACGTATAGGAACAGCTGCTTTAACTACTTTAGGAATGAAAGAGCAGGAGATGACACAAATTGCAGAGTGGATTTATCTGTTGCTTAAAGCTACAAAACCTGCTAAAGCAGAAAAAGGAAACAGCCGTTCTTTAGTAGAGATTGACTCTTCTATTCTCAAGGAGATTCAAAAACATATAAGTGTTTTATTAAAACGGTTCCCTCTATATCCAGATTTGATCTTTGATTGA
- a CDS encoding helix-turn-helix domain-containing protein: MITPSFSIMPSKDEIELAQVSSRILSSLTLKKGKTIDILLKADNHHCNSVTLPFSAFKLLISILNSMAEGNAVTLIPVHAELTTQEAANLLHVSRPYLIRLLEERKIPFRKVGTRRRILFQDLMNYKAKIDNARRKTLNELSEEAQNLDMGY, from the coding sequence ATGATTACCCCTTCTTTTTCTATCATGCCAAGCAAAGACGAGATTGAATTAGCTCAAGTCTCTAGTCGCATTTTATCTTCTTTAACTTTAAAAAAGGGAAAAACTATCGATATTCTACTTAAAGCAGATAATCATCACTGTAACTCGGTAACTTTACCCTTTTCTGCTTTTAAACTTCTTATTAGTATCCTTAACTCAATGGCTGAAGGTAATGCAGTAACGTTAATCCCTGTTCACGCTGAACTCACTACTCAAGAGGCAGCGAATTTGCTGCATGTTTCCCGCCCTTATCTTATTCGCCTTTTAGAAGAAAGAAAGATCCCTTTTCGCAAAGTAGGAACAAGGCGTCGTATTTTATTTCAAGATTTAATGAATTATAAGGCTAAAATCGATAACGCTCGCCGCAAAACTTTAAATGAGTTATCAGAAGAAGCCCAGAATTTGGATATGGGGTATTAA
- a CDS encoding PIN domain-containing protein — MANVIVIYDSCVLYPAPLRDLLMRLALTDLYQAKWTKDIHREWICNLLKNRPDLLKERLEKTRSKMDLHVRDCLIEGYEELIDNLKLPDSNDRHVLAAAIKANAQTIVTYNLSDFPSLALSKYGVEAQHPDEFLRHLFDLAPSKFMHTVEETRLSLKYPPKTIEEYLIILEKQSLPQTVICLKEYAGLFNANCA; from the coding sequence ATGGCTAATGTTATCGTAATCTATGATTCATGTGTTTTATATCCAGCTCCCCTTCGCGATCTATTGATGCGCCTTGCTTTGACTGATCTTTATCAGGCAAAATGGACAAAAGATATTCATCGAGAATGGATATGCAATCTTTTAAAAAACCGCCCTGATTTATTGAAAGAACGATTAGAGAAAACGCGATCAAAGATGGATTTGCATGTTAGAGATTGCCTTATCGAGGGATACGAAGAGCTAATTGACAATTTGAAATTACCAGACTCAAATGATCGACATGTTTTAGCAGCGGCCATCAAAGCAAATGCTCAAACAATCGTGACCTATAACTTATCAGATTTTCCCTCCCTAGCCCTTTCTAAATATGGAGTCGAGGCCCAACATCCTGATGAATTTTTGAGACACTTATTTGATTTAGCTCCATCTAAATTTATGCATACAGTAGAAGAAACACGATTAAGCTTAAAATACCCACCGAAAACCATAGAAGAATATTTGATAATCTTGGAAAAACAGTCACTTCCTCAAACTGTTATTTGTTTAAAAGAGTATGCAGGTTTATTTAACGCCAATTGCGCATGA
- a CDS encoding zinc ribbon domain-containing protein, whose amino-acid sequence MLLEELKEILDIQELDMKMIRLMRVKKERVKELSQLEELRKDLYSQITDKEQEIKDFDKSIELLEQKIHDINARIKKLEAQQSNVKKADEFNALTQEMTHAERERLAVEQKVSDLVDRKVSEEELLDKIKESLKNSEESSLALEKEIRQSVDLINQEGSTIKEKREQLANVANTEILRIYERLLHNKKDRVVVPIENRTCSGCHITLTAQHENLVRKGDNLFFCEHCSRIHYWQDSESTEGTAVATKRRRRRT is encoded by the coding sequence ATGTTATTAGAAGAACTCAAGGAAATCTTAGATATTCAAGAGCTCGACATGAAGATGATCCGTCTTATGCGAGTGAAAAAAGAACGTGTTAAAGAATTGTCCCAACTTGAAGAATTACGGAAAGATCTATACTCTCAAATCACAGACAAAGAGCAAGAAATTAAAGATTTTGATAAGAGTATCGAACTTCTCGAACAAAAAATTCATGATATCAATGCAAGAATCAAAAAATTAGAAGCACAACAGAGCAATGTCAAAAAAGCTGATGAGTTTAATGCTCTTACGCAAGAGATGACCCATGCAGAAAGAGAGCGTCTTGCTGTTGAGCAAAAGGTTTCTGATCTAGTAGATCGAAAAGTATCCGAAGAAGAGCTTTTAGATAAAATTAAAGAAAGTTTAAAAAACTCTGAAGAAAGCAGCTTGGCTTTGGAAAAAGAGATCAGGCAAAGTGTGGATTTGATCAATCAAGAAGGATCCACTATTAAAGAGAAAAGAGAGCAGCTTGCAAATGTTGCTAACACTGAAATTTTACGCATCTATGAAAGATTATTGCATAATAAAAAAGATCGCGTAGTGGTCCCTATTGAAAATCGCACATGTAGTGGTTGCCATATTACACTTACCGCACAACATGAAAATTTAGTGCGCAAGGGAGATAATCTCTTTTTTTGCGAGCACTGTTCACGTATCCACTATTGGCAAGATAGTGAGTCTACTGAAGGCACAGCTGT